In one Legionella clemsonensis genomic region, the following are encoded:
- the tpiA gene encoding triose-phosphate isomerase — MRKKIVAGNWKMNGNIRQVKALCEQLVILTKGLQHASCLVCPPAIYMELVQQELRGSAIQWGAQNVFPQDSGAFTGEVSGSMLKEFGCTYVLVGHSERRQIFGESEKFVADKFHHVKEHGMIPVLCVGETLEERKEGLTESVITKQLLAVTETDNYCFNHCVVAYEPVWAIGTGQTALPEQVQEVHCFIRALIAKINRNDASQLSILYGGSVNEKNASALFAMPDVDGGLVGGASLNAQQFVDIVKCIN; from the coding sequence ATGAGGAAAAAAATCGTTGCTGGTAACTGGAAAATGAATGGCAACATTCGCCAGGTTAAAGCGCTTTGTGAGCAGTTAGTAATATTAACCAAAGGACTTCAACACGCGAGCTGTCTGGTATGCCCACCCGCTATTTATATGGAATTGGTACAGCAAGAATTAAGAGGAAGCGCTATTCAGTGGGGAGCGCAAAATGTGTTCCCACAAGATTCAGGTGCATTTACTGGAGAAGTGTCCGGTTCTATGCTTAAGGAGTTTGGTTGCACCTATGTCCTGGTCGGTCATTCAGAGCGTAGACAAATATTTGGTGAAAGCGAAAAATTTGTTGCAGATAAATTCCACCATGTAAAAGAACATGGTATGATACCCGTTCTTTGCGTTGGTGAGACGCTTGAAGAGCGTAAAGAAGGATTAACAGAAAGCGTAATAACTAAACAATTATTAGCTGTTACTGAAACTGATAATTATTGTTTTAATCATTGTGTAGTAGCCTATGAGCCTGTATGGGCAATAGGAACAGGGCAAACTGCATTACCGGAGCAAGTACAAGAAGTTCATTGCTTCATTAGAGCCCTAATAGCAAAAATTAATCGTAATGATGCCAGCCAATTGTCTATACTCTACGGTGGTAGCGTGAATGAAAAAAACGCAAGTGCATTGTTTGCAATGCCAGATGTGGATGGTGGTTTGGTCGGTGGTGCATCACTTAATGCACAACAGTTTGTGGATATTGTAAAATGTATCAATTGA
- the secG gene encoding preprotein translocase subunit SecG, whose product MYQLILMIHVLIAIVLIGLVLIQHGKGADIGAAFGSGASNTVFGSQGTGSFLFKLTGGLALTFFVTSLSLSYMVSSQYQKSAQQVIPQQTSVPESKIPVPVDSSKSGKQ is encoded by the coding sequence ATGTATCAATTGATTCTGATGATCCATGTGCTGATTGCCATAGTCTTAATTGGCTTGGTGCTAATTCAGCATGGTAAAGGTGCCGACATAGGTGCGGCGTTTGGCTCAGGGGCATCTAATACGGTGTTCGGCAGCCAAGGTACAGGCAGTTTCCTGTTCAAATTAACCGGCGGTTTGGCTTTGACATTTTTTGTCACGAGTTTGTCTCTGTCGTACATGGTATCTTCTCAATACCAGAAGTCAGCGCAGCAAGTCATACCTCAACAAACCAGTGTACCGGAAAGTAAAATTCCAGTACCGGTTGATAGCAGTAAGAGTGGAAAACAATAA
- a CDS encoding NADH-quinone oxidoreductase subunit A — translation MLSQYLPILVFIVIGLIIGLVMLAAGSLFGKHNPGSAKNAPYECGFGAFESSHIPFDVRFYLVAILFIIFDLETAFFFPWALVLRKIGWFGFSAMMIFLGLLVIGFIYEWKRGALEWE, via the coding sequence ATGCTATCCCAATATTTACCTATACTTGTTTTTATCGTAATAGGCCTTATCATAGGTCTTGTGATGTTGGCAGCAGGTTCACTGTTTGGCAAACATAATCCGGGCTCAGCCAAAAATGCTCCTTACGAGTGTGGCTTTGGTGCCTTCGAAAGTTCTCATATTCCTTTTGATGTTCGATTTTATTTGGTTGCTATACTTTTTATTATATTTGATTTGGAAACGGCTTTTTTCTTTCCTTGGGCTTTAGTTTTACGTAAGATTGGTTGGTTCGGTTTTTCCGCGATGATGATCTTTTTGGGCCTGTTGGTAATTGGCTTTATCTATGAGTGGAAAAGAGGCGCTCTTGAATGGGAGTAA